From Pseudomonas sp. B21-028, one genomic window encodes:
- a CDS encoding DOPA 4,5-dioxygenase family protein translates to MQRIKGYHAHVYFDASSIDQARALCEEASRLFPLKMGRVHERPVGPHPDWSCQLSFDPQYIGVVLPWLALYRKGLVIFLHPNTGDELADHTDHAIWMGAMRPLDLSVF, encoded by the coding sequence ATGCAACGGATCAAGGGCTACCACGCTCATGTTTACTTCGATGCCAGCAGCATCGACCAGGCGCGGGCATTGTGCGAGGAAGCGTCGCGCCTGTTCCCGCTGAAGATGGGCCGTGTCCACGAGCGCCCGGTCGGGCCCCATCCGGACTGGAGCTGCCAGCTGTCGTTCGATCCGCAGTACATCGGCGTGGTGCTGCCGTGGCTGGCGCTCTATCGCAAAGGGCTGGTGATCTTTCTGCACCCGAACACCGGCGATGAACTGGCAGACCATACCGACCATGCGATCTGGATGGGGGCGATGCGGCCGTTGGATCTTTCGGTGTTCTAA
- the aroE gene encoding shikimate dehydrogenase, which translates to MDRYVVMGNPIGHSKSPLIHRLFAEQTGQTLDYSTLLAPLDDFAGCARDFFREGRGANVTVPFKEDAFRLADSLTERAQRAGAVNTLSKLADGHLLGDNTDGAGLVRDLTVNAGFSLKGKRILVLGAGGAVRGALEPLLAEAPASVIIANRTVEKAELLAELFADLGPVSASGFDWLREPVDLIINATSASLSGDVPPIAGSLIEPGKTVCYDMMYGKEPTSFCRWAREQGAAVAMDGLGMLAEQAGEAFYLWRGVRPDTAPVLAELRRQLAL; encoded by the coding sequence ATGGACCGCTACGTTGTAATGGGTAACCCCATCGGCCACAGTAAGTCGCCGTTGATCCATCGCCTGTTTGCCGAACAGACCGGGCAGACACTGGACTACAGCACCCTTTTGGCCCCGCTGGATGATTTCGCCGGTTGCGCGCGGGATTTTTTCCGCGAGGGACGTGGGGCGAATGTCACCGTGCCGTTCAAGGAAGACGCTTTCCGACTGGCTGACAGCCTGACCGAACGGGCGCAGCGGGCCGGGGCAGTCAATACCTTGAGCAAGTTGGCCGATGGCCATCTGTTGGGCGACAACACCGACGGTGCCGGGCTGGTGCGGGACCTGACCGTCAATGCCGGCTTCAGCCTCAAGGGCAAACGCATTCTGGTGCTGGGGGCCGGAGGCGCGGTGCGCGGCGCCCTGGAGCCGTTGCTGGCCGAGGCACCGGCCTCGGTGATCATCGCCAACCGCACGGTGGAAAAAGCCGAGTTGCTGGCCGAGTTGTTCGCCGACCTGGGCCCGGTCTCGGCCAGCGGTTTCGATTGGCTGCGCGAGCCCGTGGATCTGATCATCAACGCCACGTCCGCGAGCCTGTCAGGGGACGTACCGCCAATTGCTGGCAGCCTGATCGAGCCCGGCAAGACCGTTTGTTACGACATGATGTACGGCAAGGAGCCGACTTCGTTCTGCCGCTGGGCCCGCGAACAGGGCGCCGCGGTGGCGATGGACGGCCTGGGCATGCTGGCGGAACAGGCGGGCGAAGCGTTCTACCTGTGGCGCGGCGTGCGCCCGGACACCGCGCCGGTACTGGCCGAGTTGCGTCGCCAACTGGCGCTCTGA
- the choX gene encoding choline ABC transporter substrate-binding protein: MQKLSTVLAAGLLALSSASAWAEQSCETVKMADPGWSDIAATNAITGFLLEGMGYKPKVDTLAVPITFGGLKEGQVDVFLGNWMPAQQGFYDKFVANGDVTQLAKNLDGTEFTLAVPDYVWDAGVHNFNDLNKFADKFDKKIYGIGSGAPANLSLKEIIKTNDFGMGDWKLVESSEQAMLAEVSRAVKKQKFVTFLGWTPHPMNVQLKMRYLKGGEKYFGDTGSVYTLTRKGYAQACPNVGKLLTNLSFTQEMENSIMADVANKKLSNAEAAKAWIKANPAVLDKWLDGVKTVDGQEALAAVKAKL, from the coding sequence ATGCAAAAGTTATCCACAGTACTGGCCGCTGGGCTGTTGGCGTTGAGCAGTGCCTCGGCGTGGGCCGAGCAGAGCTGCGAGACGGTCAAGATGGCTGACCCGGGTTGGAGCGATATCGCGGCGACCAATGCCATCACCGGTTTCCTGTTGGAGGGCATGGGCTACAAACCCAAGGTCGACACGCTTGCGGTGCCCATTACGTTCGGCGGTCTCAAGGAAGGCCAGGTCGATGTGTTCCTGGGCAACTGGATGCCGGCACAGCAGGGGTTCTATGACAAATTCGTGGCGAACGGGGATGTCACCCAATTGGCCAAGAACCTGGACGGCACCGAGTTCACCCTGGCCGTCCCGGACTACGTCTGGGACGCCGGTGTGCATAACTTTAACGACCTGAACAAATTCGCCGACAAATTCGATAAGAAAATCTACGGCATCGGTTCCGGCGCGCCGGCGAACCTCTCCCTGAAGGAAATCATCAAGACCAACGATTTCGGCATGGGCGACTGGAAACTGGTGGAGTCCAGTGAGCAGGCGATGCTGGCGGAAGTGTCCCGGGCGGTGAAGAAACAGAAGTTCGTGACCTTCCTTGGCTGGACGCCACACCCGATGAACGTGCAACTGAAAATGCGCTACCTCAAGGGCGGCGAGAAATATTTCGGCGATACGGGCAGCGTCTATACCCTGACCCGCAAAGGTTATGCCCAGGCCTGCCCGAACGTGGGCAAGCTGTTGACCAACCTGAGCTTCACCCAGGAAATGGAAAACAGCATCATGGCCGACGTAGCGAACAAGAAGCTCAGCAATGCCGAGGCGGCCAAGGCCTGGATCAAGGCCAACCCGGCGGTGTTGGACAAGTGGCTGGATGGCGTGAAGACGGTGGATGGTCAGGAAGCGTTGGCGGCGGTGAAGGCCAAGCTCTGA
- a CDS encoding choline sulfate utilization transcriptional regulator, with protein sequence MYDALGDLSLDLFRAFEAAARQRSFTAAAIELGTTQPAISQQIKRLEEQLGTRLFDRIYRGIELTEAGTTLFEQVQAGLQNIDAGLSAITAQHQHEVLQVATDFAFAAYWLMPRLHRFHAANPQVDVSLVTSERNHNMLRSDIDVAVLFGDGRFKQGESRWLFSEEVFPVCSPLLLKERPLPLSAQALSEFPLLHLRGGNGSHWFDWNGVFRELGITSPPAPGQLRFDNYTLLIQAAIGGQGVAIGWRHLVDNLLAQGLLCRPIAETVLSRLGYYVVLPQRKRRGALIRQFVDWLMEEQANSGESLTGLPLPSIAV encoded by the coding sequence ATGTATGACGCCTTGGGTGACCTGTCTCTGGATCTGTTTCGTGCCTTCGAAGCAGCGGCCAGGCAACGAAGCTTTACGGCCGCGGCGATCGAGCTGGGCACCACGCAACCGGCCATCAGCCAGCAGATCAAACGCCTGGAGGAACAGCTCGGCACGCGGTTGTTCGATCGCATTTACCGCGGCATCGAATTGACCGAGGCTGGGACGACACTCTTCGAACAGGTCCAGGCCGGATTGCAGAATATCGACGCAGGATTGAGTGCGATCACTGCGCAACATCAGCATGAGGTGTTGCAGGTCGCCACCGATTTCGCTTTCGCCGCCTACTGGTTAATGCCGCGATTACATCGTTTTCACGCTGCCAACCCCCAGGTGGACGTCAGCCTGGTGACCAGTGAGCGCAACCACAACATGTTGCGCTCCGATATCGACGTTGCCGTGTTGTTCGGCGACGGTCGCTTCAAACAGGGTGAAAGTCGCTGGCTGTTCAGCGAAGAGGTCTTTCCGGTGTGCAGCCCGTTGCTGCTCAAGGAACGTCCCCTGCCCTTGTCCGCCCAGGCCTTGTCGGAATTTCCGCTCTTGCACCTGCGCGGCGGCAACGGCAGTCACTGGTTCGACTGGAATGGCGTGTTCCGCGAGCTGGGCATCACCTCGCCACCGGCGCCCGGGCAACTGCGTTTCGACAACTACACCTTGCTTATCCAGGCGGCAATTGGCGGCCAGGGAGTTGCCATCGGCTGGCGCCACCTTGTGGATAACTTGTTGGCCCAGGGCCTGCTGTGTCGTCCAATCGCTGAGACGGTGCTGTCGCGCCTGGGGTATTACGTGGTCCTGCCCCAGCGTAAACGGCGGGGGGCATTGATCAGGCAGTTCGTGGACTGGCTGATGGAAGAACAGGCCAACAGCGGCGAGTCGCTCACGGGGTTGCCGTTGCCGTCCATCGCTGTTTGA
- the betC gene encoding choline-sulfatase, producing the protein MKRKNILFIMADQMAAPMLPIYGPSPIKLPNLSRLADQGVVFDAAYCNSPLCAPSRFTLVSGQLPSKIGAYDNAADFPADVPTYAHYLRRLGYRTALSGKMHFCGPDQLHGYEERLTSDIYPADYGWAVNWDEPDVRPSWYHNMSSVLQAGPCVRTNQLDFDEEVVFKAQQYLFDHIREDGDQPFCLTVSMTHPHDPYTIPKAFWDLYDDNDIPLPQTPAQTELDPHSQRLLKVYDLWDKPLPVDKIRDARRAYFGACSYIDSNVGKLLQTLEDTGLMEDTIIVFSGDHGDMLGEKGLWYKMHWFEMSARVPLLISAPGQFASGRVSAAVSTADLLPTLVELAGGTLEPGLPLDGRSLVPHLQGQGGHDEVFGEYMAEGTISPLMMIRRGQWKFIYSEDDPCLLFDVRNDPKELEDLSQSPEHHALFVEFLAEARAKWDIPTIHRQVLASQRRRRFVAQALTLGKLKSWDHQPLVDASQQYMRNHIDLDDLERKARYPQPCQNQ; encoded by the coding sequence ATGAAGCGCAAGAACATTCTTTTCATCATGGCCGATCAGATGGCCGCGCCAATGTTGCCGATCTACGGTCCTTCGCCGATCAAGCTGCCGAATCTGTCGCGCCTGGCCGACCAGGGCGTGGTGTTCGACGCCGCGTATTGCAACAGCCCGCTGTGTGCGCCGTCGCGCTTTACCCTGGTGAGCGGCCAGTTGCCCAGCAAGATCGGCGCCTATGACAACGCCGCGGATTTTCCGGCCGACGTCCCGACGTACGCCCATTACCTGCGGCGCCTCGGCTACCGCACGGCGCTCTCCGGCAAGATGCACTTCTGCGGGCCGGACCAGTTGCACGGCTATGAAGAGCGCCTGACCAGTGACATTTACCCGGCCGACTACGGCTGGGCCGTGAACTGGGATGAGCCGGACGTGCGGCCGAGCTGGTATCACAACATGTCGTCGGTGCTCCAGGCCGGGCCTTGCGTGCGTACCAACCAGTTGGATTTCGATGAAGAAGTGGTGTTCAAGGCGCAGCAGTACCTGTTCGACCACATCCGTGAGGACGGCGACCAACCGTTCTGCCTGACCGTGTCGATGACTCACCCACACGACCCGTACACGATTCCCAAGGCTTTCTGGGATTTGTATGACGACAACGACATCCCGTTGCCGCAGACGCCGGCGCAAACCGAACTCGACCCACACTCCCAGCGCCTGTTGAAGGTCTATGATCTGTGGGACAAGCCGCTGCCTGTGGATAAGATTCGCGATGCCCGCCGAGCCTATTTCGGTGCTTGCAGCTACATCGACAGCAATGTGGGCAAGCTGCTGCAGACCCTTGAGGACACCGGTTTGATGGAGGACACGATCATTGTGTTCTCCGGCGATCATGGAGACATGCTCGGTGAAAAAGGGCTCTGGTACAAAATGCACTGGTTCGAGATGTCCGCACGGGTGCCGCTGTTGATCAGCGCTCCGGGTCAGTTCGCCAGCGGCCGGGTCAGCGCGGCGGTGTCCACCGCCGACTTGCTGCCCACCCTGGTGGAACTGGCCGGCGGCACGCTGGAGCCTGGTTTGCCGTTGGACGGCCGTTCGCTGGTGCCGCATCTGCAAGGGCAGGGCGGGCACGACGAGGTCTTCGGCGAATACATGGCTGAGGGCACCATCAGCCCGTTGATGATGATCCGCCGCGGCCAATGGAAATTCATCTATAGCGAAGACGATCCGTGCCTGCTGTTCGATGTCCGTAACGACCCCAAGGAATTGGAAGATCTCAGCCAGTCACCGGAGCATCACGCCCTGTTCGTCGAGTTTCTCGCCGAAGCCAGGGCCAAATGGGACATCCCGACCATTCATCGACAGGTGCTCGCCAGCCAGCGACGCCGTCGTTTCGTCGCCCAGGCGCTGACCCTGGGCAAACTCAAGAGCTGGGATCACCAGCCGCTGGTGGATGCCAGTCAGCAATACATGCGCAACCACATCGACCTCGACGATCTGGAGCGCAAGGCCCGTTATCCACAACCCTGCCAAAACCAATAA
- a CDS encoding NADPH:quinone reductase produces MAKRIQFSSHGGPEVLEYVDYQPAEPGPQQVRVSNRAIGLNFIDTYYRSGLYPPPALPSGLGAEGAGVVEAVGSGVTRFKVGDRVAYGSGPLGAYSDAHVLPEANLVHLPESISFEQAAGVMLKGLTVQYLLRQTYELKGGETILFHAAAGGVGSLACQWAKALGVKLIGTVSSAEKAAIAKAHGAWETIDYSKENVAQRVLELTDGKKVPVVYDGVGKDTWLTSLDCVAPRGLLVSFGNASGAVDGVNLGILSAKGSLYVTRPTLATYANNAENLQRMADELFGMISSGKLTVDINQRYPLAEAAKAQAELSARRTTGSTILLP; encoded by the coding sequence ATGGCCAAACGTATCCAGTTCAGTTCCCACGGCGGCCCCGAAGTGCTTGAGTACGTGGATTATCAACCTGCCGAACCGGGCCCTCAGCAGGTGCGCGTGAGCAACCGGGCCATCGGCCTGAATTTCATCGACACCTATTACCGCAGTGGCCTTTACCCACCGCCGGCCCTGCCTTCGGGCCTGGGCGCCGAAGGGGCGGGTGTGGTCGAGGCGGTTGGCTCGGGCGTCACCCGGTTCAAGGTGGGCGATCGGGTGGCCTATGGCAGCGGTCCGCTGGGCGCCTATAGCGACGCGCATGTGTTGCCCGAGGCCAACCTGGTGCACCTGCCTGAGTCCATCAGTTTCGAGCAGGCTGCCGGCGTCATGCTCAAGGGCCTGACGGTGCAATACCTGCTGCGCCAGACCTATGAGCTCAAGGGTGGCGAAACCATTCTGTTCCATGCCGCTGCCGGTGGCGTGGGTTCCCTGGCCTGCCAATGGGCCAAGGCCTTGGGCGTGAAGCTGATCGGTACGGTGAGCTCTGCGGAAAAAGCGGCCATCGCCAAAGCCCATGGCGCTTGGGAAACCATCGATTACAGCAAGGAAAACGTCGCACAGCGGGTGCTGGAGTTGACGGACGGTAAAAAAGTACCGGTGGTGTACGACGGGGTCGGCAAGGACACCTGGTTGACCTCGCTCGATTGCGTCGCGCCCCGTGGCCTGCTGGTGAGCTTCGGCAATGCCTCGGGTGCGGTGGACGGGGTGAACCTGGGAATTCTGTCAGCGAAAGGCTCGCTGTACGTGACCCGCCCGACCCTGGCGACTTACGCCAACAACGCCGAAAACCTGCAACGCATGGCCGATGAACTGTTCGGCATGATCAGCAGCGGCAAGCTCACGGTGGACATCAATCAGCGTTATCCATTGGCGGAAGCGGCCAAGGCCCAGGCCGAATTGTCGGCGCGGCGCACAACGGGGTCGACCATTCTGCTGCCTTGA
- a CDS encoding NAD(P)-dependent oxidoreductase — MKNAETPVIKLVLYGAMSSLGSALMAEMLRRQHEVIAVLDDLTALAPRPGLRTKTGDLYDPERVKQSVAGADAVICLLNAPGLPMNSEHVERTLIPGPVEQVLAVDALIAGMQAVNIPRLFLVGDFAVLDEEEGEDDLQRHAAEEILDALRNSTVQWTLVNSPYAVAGLSIEHFTQVSTSLEPGMAESLERLNRVAVGIADELRLNLHVGEHVSFVAAT; from the coding sequence ATGAAAAACGCCGAAACCCCGGTGATCAAACTGGTGCTCTATGGTGCCATGAGCAGCCTCGGCAGTGCGTTGATGGCTGAAATGCTGCGACGCCAGCACGAAGTCATTGCCGTCCTCGATGATCTCACGGCCCTGGCGCCGCGTCCGGGCCTGCGGACCAAGACCGGGGACCTCTATGATCCCGAGCGGGTCAAGCAAAGCGTGGCCGGTGCCGATGCGGTGATCTGTCTGCTGAACGCGCCAGGGCTGCCGATGAACAGCGAGCACGTGGAGCGCACGCTGATTCCGGGCCCGGTGGAGCAGGTCCTGGCGGTGGATGCGTTGATCGCCGGCATGCAGGCGGTGAACATTCCCCGGTTGTTTCTGGTGGGCGATTTCGCCGTGCTCGACGAGGAGGAGGGCGAAGACGACTTGCAGCGTCATGCCGCCGAAGAAATCCTCGATGCCCTGCGCAACAGCACAGTGCAATGGACCCTCGTCAACTCGCCTTATGCTGTTGCCGGGTTGAGCATCGAGCATTTCACCCAAGTCAGTACCAGCCTGGAACCGGGCATGGCCGAATCCCTGGAGCGGCTCAACCGGGTGGCGGTCGGCATTGCCGATGAGCTGCGCTTGAACCTGCATGTGGGCGAGCATGTCAGCTTCGTAGCCGCTACCTGA
- a CDS encoding CitMHS family transporter produces MLTFLGFAMVITFMFLIMTKRLSALIALIIIPILFALFGGFAPKIGPMMLEGITKLAPTGVMLMFAILYFALMIDSGLFDPAVRKILKLVKGDPLKVSVGTAVLALVVSLDGDGATTYMICVAAMLPLYSRIGMSPRIMAGLIILAGGVMNMTPWGGPTARAASALHVDPSDIFVPMIPAMAFGVLAILAIAYMYGKRERARLGELHLAHDEIDHSEISVSQFPDARRPKLIWFNGALTLVLMCTLIAGLLPLPVLFMVAFSIAMIVNYPCLQQQKDRVAAHAGSVLAVVGLIFAAGIFTGILSGTGMVDAMSKSLLAVIPDFLGPYLAVITALASMPFTFFMSNDAFYYGVLPVLAEAASHYGITAVEMARASIVGQPVHLLSPLVPSTYLLVALAGIEFGDHQRFTLKWAVLVCLCIMVAALLMGIFPLFSTL; encoded by the coding sequence ATGCTGACTTTCCTTGGCTTCGCCATGGTCATCACGTTCATGTTCCTGATCATGACCAAGCGCCTGTCCGCGCTGATCGCCCTGATCATCATCCCGATCCTGTTCGCCCTGTTCGGTGGCTTTGCGCCGAAGATCGGCCCGATGATGCTCGAAGGCATCACCAAGCTCGCCCCGACCGGGGTGATGCTGATGTTCGCGATCCTCTATTTCGCCCTGATGATCGACTCCGGCCTGTTCGACCCGGCCGTGCGCAAGATCCTCAAACTGGTCAAGGGCGACCCACTGAAAGTTTCGGTCGGTACCGCCGTTCTGGCGCTCGTCGTTTCCCTCGATGGTGACGGCGCGACCACTTACATGATCTGCGTGGCCGCGATGCTGCCGCTCTACAGCCGCATCGGCATGAGCCCTCGGATCATGGCCGGCCTGATCATCCTCGCCGGGGGCGTGATGAACATGACCCCCTGGGGCGGCCCGACGGCCCGTGCGGCCAGTGCGCTGCATGTGGATCCGTCCGACATCTTCGTGCCGATGATCCCGGCAATGGCGTTCGGCGTGTTGGCGATCCTGGCGATTGCCTACATGTACGGTAAGCGTGAGCGTGCACGCCTGGGTGAATTGCACCTGGCCCACGATGAAATCGACCACAGCGAAATCAGCGTGTCCCAGTTCCCCGACGCCCGCCGTCCAAAGCTGATCTGGTTCAACGGCGCCCTGACTCTGGTCCTGATGTGCACCCTGATCGCCGGCCTGTTGCCGCTGCCGGTGCTGTTCATGGTGGCCTTCAGTATCGCGATGATCGTCAACTATCCATGCCTGCAACAGCAGAAAGATCGCGTTGCGGCGCACGCCGGCAGCGTATTGGCGGTGGTCGGGCTGATTTTCGCGGCGGGTATCTTCACCGGCATCCTGTCCGGTACCGGCATGGTCGACGCCATGTCCAAGAGCCTGCTGGCGGTGATCCCCGATTTCCTCGGCCCGTACCTGGCAGTGATTACCGCGCTGGCGAGCATGCCCTTTACGTTCTTCATGTCTAACGACGCATTTTATTACGGGGTGTTACCGGTTCTCGCCGAAGCCGCCAGTCATTACGGCATCACTGCGGTGGAAATGGCCCGTGCCTCGATCGTCGGCCAGCCCGTCCACCTGTTGAGCCCGCTGGTTCCGTCCACCTACCTGCTGGTGGCGCTGGCCGGGATCGAGTTCGGCGATCACCAGCGTTTCACCCTGAAGTGGGCAGTGCTGGTTTGCCTGTGCATAATGGTCGCCGCCTTGCTGATGGGGATCTTTCCGCTGTTCAGCACTCTATAA
- a CDS encoding L-threonylcarbamoyladenylate synthase: MVNSWRVQQAAREIRAGAVIAYPTEAVWGLGCDPWNEEAVERLLAIKSRLPDKGLILVADNIHQFDFLFEDFPDIWMDRMASTWPGPNTWLVPHQNLLPEWITGVHDTVALRVSDHPTVRDLCSLVGPLVSTSANPQGRPAARTRIRVEQYFRGQIDLVLGGNLGGRKNPSVIRDLATGKVVRPD, encoded by the coding sequence ATGGTCAACAGTTGGCGTGTGCAACAAGCCGCGCGAGAAATTCGCGCCGGGGCGGTGATTGCCTACCCAACCGAAGCGGTCTGGGGCCTGGGTTGCGATCCATGGAACGAGGAGGCGGTGGAGCGCCTGCTGGCGATCAAATCGCGGTTGCCCGACAAGGGGTTGATCCTGGTGGCGGACAACATTCACCAGTTCGACTTCCTGTTCGAAGATTTCCCCGACATCTGGATGGATCGCATGGCCAGCACCTGGCCGGGGCCCAACACCTGGCTGGTACCGCACCAGAACCTGCTGCCGGAATGGATCACCGGGGTGCACGACACGGTGGCGCTGCGGGTCAGCGATCACCCCACCGTGCGCGACTTGTGTTCGCTGGTCGGGCCACTGGTGTCCACCTCGGCCAACCCCCAGGGCCGCCCGGCAGCGCGCACGCGGATTCGCGTCGAGCAGTATTTTCGCGGGCAGATCGACCTGGTGCTCGGCGGCAACCTGGGTGGGCGCAAGAACCCCAGCGTGATTCGCGACCTGGCCACCGGAAAAGTAGTTCGACCGGACTGA
- the hemF gene encoding oxygen-dependent coproporphyrinogen oxidase, which yields MTTRTEAVKAYLLDLQDRICAALEAEDGGTRFVEDAWTRPAGGGGRTRVLENGTVVEKGGVNFSHVFGSGLPPSASAHRPELAGRGFEALGVSLVIHPHNPHVPTSHANVRFFIAEKEGEEPVWWFGGGFDLTPYYGVAEDCVHWHRVAEQACAPFGPEVYPRYKAWCDSYFHLKHRNEPRGIGGLFFDDLNEWGFDTCFAFIRAIGDAYIEAYLPIVRRRKHAPFTAKQREFQEFRRGRYVEFNLVYDRGTLFGLQSGGRTESILMSLPPQVRWGYDWKAEPGSEEARLTEYFLQDRDWLAKA from the coding sequence ATGACCACTCGTACCGAGGCCGTGAAAGCCTATCTGCTCGACCTGCAAGACCGCATCTGCGCTGCACTGGAAGCCGAGGACGGCGGCACTCGCTTCGTCGAAGACGCCTGGACCCGACCTGCCGGCGGTGGCGGTCGCACCCGGGTGCTGGAGAACGGTACGGTCGTTGAAAAGGGTGGCGTCAACTTTTCCCACGTCTTTGGCAGCGGTCTCCCACCGTCGGCCAGTGCCCATCGGCCGGAACTGGCCGGACGCGGTTTCGAAGCCCTGGGCGTGTCGCTGGTTATCCATCCGCACAATCCCCACGTTCCAACTTCCCACGCCAACGTGCGCTTTTTCATCGCGGAAAAGGAAGGCGAAGAACCGGTCTGGTGGTTCGGTGGCGGCTTCGACCTGACGCCGTACTACGGCGTCGCCGAAGACTGCGTGCATTGGCACCGCGTGGCCGAGCAGGCCTGTGCGCCGTTTGGCCCGGAGGTGTATCCGCGCTACAAGGCCTGGTGCGACAGCTATTTCCACCTCAAGCATCGAAATGAACCCCGGGGTATCGGCGGCCTGTTTTTCGATGACCTGAACGAGTGGGGGTTCGACACCTGCTTCGCCTTCATCCGTGCGATCGGCGATGCCTACATCGAGGCCTACCTGCCTATCGTGCGCCGGCGCAAACACGCGCCGTTCACTGCCAAGCAACGGGAGTTCCAGGAGTTCCGCCGTGGACGCTACGTGGAATTCAACCTGGTCTACGACCGTGGCACCCTGTTCGGGCTGCAATCGGGTGGACGGACCGAGTCGATCCTGATGTCCTTGCCGCCGCAGGTGCGCTGGGGCTACGACTGGAAAGCCGAGCCAGGCAGCGAAGAAGCGCGCCTGACCGAGTATTTCCTGCAGGATCGCGACTGGCTGGCGAAGGCCTGA
- a CDS encoding SulP family inorganic anion transporter, translating into MAIPTRHSLFPFLSWLPRQTRASVGRDLIVGLSGAILALPQSIAYALIAGLPPEYGLYAAIVPVLIACLWGSSWHLICGPTAAISIVLYASVSPLAVPATQDYITLILLLTVLAGIFQWLLGLLRFGALVNFVSHSVVLGFTLGAAVVIALGQLPNLMGLDLPNEATALKGVLMLLSHLGAVDKPSLLLGLGTLALGVLLKRLLPRWPSLLITLVISSLVVWLWPAMFGHVALVSAFAGRLPPFTALPLDLDLILRLLPGAVAVGMLGLVTSLSIARSLSVRSGQLLDANQEVRAQGLSNIVGGFFSGSLSAGSFTRSGLSYDAGACSPLAGVFSALWVALFAVAGAKLISHIPIPAMAGSILLIAWGLVDHRGIRALYRVSRAEFVVMSLTCLATLLLELQTAIYAGVLASLFFYLKRTSQPRVQHSHEGEADVLRVGGSIFFGASHYLQVRLQRLQGQRVVIDAQQINFIDYSGVEMLHQEARRLGAQGRSLTLRRARPHVVEELKKLEGPERCPIHFED; encoded by the coding sequence ATGGCAATCCCCACCCGCCATTCACTGTTCCCTTTCCTGAGCTGGCTGCCCCGACAGACCCGGGCCAGTGTCGGCCGTGACCTGATCGTGGGTTTGAGCGGCGCGATCCTGGCGTTGCCGCAGTCCATTGCCTACGCCCTGATCGCCGGTTTGCCGCCTGAGTACGGCTTGTACGCGGCGATTGTGCCGGTGTTGATCGCCTGTCTGTGGGGTTCGTCATGGCATTTGATCTGCGGTCCTACGGCGGCGATCTCCATTGTCCTATACGCCAGCGTCAGTCCCTTGGCCGTGCCCGCGACCCAGGACTACATCACCTTGATCCTGCTGCTGACGGTACTGGCGGGCATTTTCCAATGGTTGTTGGGCCTGTTACGTTTCGGCGCGCTGGTGAACTTCGTCTCGCACTCGGTGGTGCTCGGCTTCACCCTGGGCGCGGCGGTGGTGATCGCACTGGGGCAGTTGCCGAACCTGATGGGGCTCGATCTGCCGAACGAGGCCACGGCCTTGAAGGGCGTGCTGATGTTGCTCAGTCACCTCGGGGCTGTGGATAAGCCTTCGTTGCTGTTGGGCTTGGGGACGCTGGCCCTGGGGGTTCTACTCAAGCGGCTGCTGCCGCGCTGGCCGAGCCTGTTGATAACCCTGGTCATCAGCAGCCTGGTGGTCTGGTTGTGGCCGGCCATGTTCGGGCATGTGGCGCTGGTCAGCGCCTTTGCCGGGCGCCTGCCGCCGTTCACCGCGCTGCCACTGGACCTGGACCTGATCCTGCGCCTGCTCCCCGGCGCCGTGGCGGTGGGCATGCTCGGGCTGGTCACCAGTCTGTCCATTGCCCGCTCGTTGTCGGTGCGCTCCGGGCAATTGCTCGACGCCAACCAAGAGGTCAGGGCGCAGGGGCTTTCCAACATCGTGGGCGGATTTTTCTCCGGCTCCTTGTCGGCCGGTTCCTTTACCCGTTCCGGCCTCAGCTATGACGCGGGGGCCTGTTCGCCCCTGGCCGGGGTGTTCTCGGCCTTGTGGGTGGCCTTGTTTGCGGTCGCCGGTGCGAAACTGATCTCGCACATCCCGATTCCGGCGATGGCCGGCAGCATTCTGCTGATCGCCTGGGGGCTGGTGGACCACCGTGGTATCCGGGCGCTGTACCGCGTGAGCCGGGCCGAATTCGTGGTGATGAGCCTGACCTGCCTGGCCACGTTGCTGCTGGAGCTGCAAACCGCCATCTACGCCGGTGTGCTGGCGTCGCTGTTTTTCTACCTCAAGCGCACATCACAGCCGCGGGTGCAGCATTCCCACGAAGGCGAGGCGGATGTCCTGCGGGTCGGTGGTTCGATCTTCTTCGGTGCCAGTCATTATCTGCAGGTGCGCCTGCAACGCCTGCAAGGGCAACGGGTGGTGATCGATGCCCAGCAGATCAACTTCATCGACTATTCCGGGGTGGAAATGCTCCACCAGGAAGCCCGCCGCCTGGGTGCCCAGGGGCGCAGCCTGACCTTGCGCAGGGCCAGGCCCCATGTGGTGGAGGAGTTGAAGAAGCTTGAAGGGCCGGAGAGATGCCCGATTCACTTTGAGGATTGA